The window AGTCGAGCGCCGAGCCCGGCGCGGCATCGATCAGGGTTTGCCATGGCGCGGCCACCGTCGTCGAGTCCTCGGGCCGGTAGAGCACGTACAGAGGCCGGCCGAGGGCGCGCAGACGTGCGACGGACGAATCCGCGTTCCCGGTGCCATCGTAGAGATCGCGAATCAGCTGCTGCCGCGCGCGCATCTCGGCGACCGGGAACGCGGCCCGTTCGGGCGGGAGATCGGTCCCCAGGTAGAGCCGGCGCCGCGCTTTGACCATCAGCAGATCGCGGAATCCGCGATCCAGGAACACCGCATTTCTCGGCGTCGAGCCCCGGATCCATTCATCGGCCGTCGCTTCGCCCGGGCGATCGTGCAGCCGGGGGCTGGTAGCGCCCGCTGGATCGACGAGATAGCCGTGCAAGGTGGCCAGAGTGGGCACCGCAAAGACCAGCGGCAGGGCGATCGCGGCGGCGGCGCGACGGTGAGTCCAGAAGTCGACGACGAATTCCGCGAACGCTGGCGCGGCCAGGAGCAGGCACGGCACGAAACACTCGAACACAAACTTCACGTAGTTGTTCTCGGGGAGATTGACCACGCAAGCGAACGCGATCATGAGCGTGCCGAACCCGGCAATCAGCAACTGCGGCATCCGCCTCTGCCGCCAGCTGTCGACCAGCGGCCGCCGCGCGAACCACAGTGAGAAGAAGCAGGAGGTCACGAGCGTCCACGGGAACCAGGTGTTGAATGAGATGAAATGGTGCGAGAGCCCGGACTTTTCGGGTGCCCATCCGGCGGTGATCGAGCGAAGGTAGGGGTAGGTCAGCAGCACGCCGGCCCCGCTGGCGAGTGCGAATGCCGCAAGGCTCGACCGACCAGGCAGCCAATTCCAGCGGGAACGGAAGAGCCAGGCGATCGCCAGCCCTGCGCCGGCGACCGGAATCACCGAGAGCCCCACCACGCTGTGGAACAGCATCATTCCCGCGGCGCTCAGGACAGCGAGCACCAGCGCGTCCCGGCGACGATCGCCGAACCAGCGCAGCATGGCCCACAGGTAGACCAGCATGAGCAGATAGGCGTAGGCGAGAGGAGTGCCGACCGTAAGCTTGTCGAGGAAGCTCACCATCTGAGCGAACGGAGCGCTGAGGCTGTAGAGAATGCGCATCGTCCCGGGCTGAAAATCGGCGGCGATGCGGGCGAATTCGTTCCCGCCCTGAACCTTGCCCACGAAAAGCCGCACGAGTCCGAGCGGCCAGAGCAGGTAGGCGCCGGCGTTGAGCCCGAGCGTCAGCAGCGCCACCGCACCGATCGTGGCGCGCTCGCTATTCCAAAGCCGCTGAGCCAGCAGCGCGACGACGAGCACCGTGCCGTATCCGGTCACGGCGTTGAACAGCGACATGAAGAAGAACGGTTCCTGGCCTCGCAGGCTCGAGAGCAAGGCGATGAACAGGTTGAAAAACCAGACGTAATTGAGGCGGAGCCCTGCCATGCGCGGATCCTCCGGAGGCATGCCGCGCGTCAGCAACTCCATCACCACACCGCCGTGCAGCCAGGAATCGCTGTGAACGAGCACGAGCGGGTTCAAGACCGGCAACGCGAGCAACACCGTGCCGAGGCCGATCGCCCACCTCATCGCCGACCTAGGCAGAGCGACCGGCTCCTCTTCCCGGCCTGGCCTGCGGCGAAGAATCGCCGACGCGTAGCTCGCGCCGCTGGCCACGGCGACCGCCAGCGCGGCGCTGCGAAAGTCCAGACCCGCCCGCATCAGCACCCAGCCCGCCATGGCCGAAAGCAGCGGGGACAGTGCGGCGGCGAGAGCGGCCCGCGTCACTCGATGGGTTCCGGGCATCAACCACGACGTGAAGGCAAGCCCCGGAAACAGGCCGAGCCAGGGGTAGAGGATGAGCTGCTCGCTCATCGGTGGCAGTGGAAGCAGGGTGAGCGCAGCCCAGAACAACAGGACTGCGAGAGGGAGAACCTTCATTCGAGCGGTCCGATGTCCCTCGTCACGCGAGCCGGAACCCCAAGCGCCACCTTGCCCGGCGGCACGTCGCGCGTCACCACCGCGCCGGCGCCGATCACCGCCCGCTCGCCGATCGTGACGCCCGGCAGGATGATGCAGCCCGCGCCCAGGTAACAGCCGCGCTTGAGCGTCACCGGCGCCACCGTGCCATCGGCCTGGCCCGGCAGGATCGCGTCCATCCGGCGCGCGTCGTCGTGGACGATGACCGTGACTCGGAACGAGATCACCACGTCGTCCTCGATCTCGATCAGCTCGGGGAACTGGTCGTCGAGCCAGGTGTCGAGCCCCACGAACACCCCGTGGCCGATCGAGATGCCCAT of the Candidatus Sulfotelmatobacter sp. genome contains:
- a CDS encoding acyltransferase — its product is MSRRISSRVTRKSYEHEIAPRSLLQVLWQKLLHQWARVCIPPGLRLALYRAMGISIGHGVFVGLDTWLDDQFPELIEIEDDVVISFRVTVIVHDDARRMDAILPGQADGTVAPVTLKRGCYLGAGCIILPGVTIGERAVIGAGAVVTRDVPPGKVALGVPARVTRDIGPLE